Proteins from one Setaria italica strain Yugu1 chromosome V, Setaria_italica_v2.0, whole genome shotgun sequence genomic window:
- the LOC101768428 gene encoding L10-interacting MYB domain-containing protein-like: MADKADWCDANVRHFIDICKGEIEAGKRPLGFFNRAGWTNVISKHEEKTGQKLTKKQLKNKWDNMKKEYTWFTELKNSATGLGLNKAKQTIECSKEWWDEHLERCNSPKKGIKCNHVRFIKQGPKHLDDLHILFDKIHVSGTSASCLGDVSSNESSDDDVSEVKKLKTLMM; the protein is encoded by the exons ATGGCTGATAAGGCAGATTGGTGTGATGCTAATGTGAGGCATTTCATTGATATCTGCAAAGGAGAGATAGAAGCTGGGAAAAGGCCGTTGGGATTTTTCAATAGGGCTGGTTGGACAAATGTTATATCTAAGCATGAAGAAAAAACTGGTCAGAAGCTAACAAAgaaacaattgaagaacaagtggGACAATATGAAAAAGGAATATACGTGGTTCACGGAGTTGAAGAATAGTGCAACTGGGCTTGGATTGAATAAGGCAAAGCAAACTATTGAGTGCTCTAAGGAATGGTGGGATGAACACCTAG AGAGGTGCAATAGTCCTAAGAAAGGTATCAAATGCAACCATGTGAGGTTCATAAAACAAGGGCCAAAGCACCTTGATGATCTGCATATATTATTTGATAAGATACATGTCAGTGGCACTAGTGCATCCTGCCTTGGAGATGTATCTTCTAATGAGTCAAGTGATGACGATGTGAGTGAGGTAAAAAAACTCAAGACATTGATGATGTGA